In Edaphobacter aggregans, the sequence CGTTTACCGGGACTCCCGGATCATACGGTCAAAGCCAATCAGGGAGAGAAAACCAACTTTGTGTTACGCCGGGTGCAGCCTATATCGACCACGGTCAATCCGGCCGTCACTCCATTCAATGAGCAAACCTACAGCGAATTTGCATGGATTCCTGGTACCACGCCGCCCGGTTGGGTATTGACGTCCGGCAATAGCATTGCTCCGGGAGAGGACAAGCTTCCACTTTTCGCTACCACGTTTGGCAGCAATGGTACGCGCCGCAGAATGCTTGCCGGACTCATCCCCACGGGCCGCAAGCAAACGTATGTAAGTGGAGTCGCGCTGGCGCAGACCGCGGGACAGGTTGCTCCCCCCACGGCAGACGATCCCCGCGCGATCGACTTTCAACGACAAGTGCTCGATCCATGGGCCGATCTGGTCGGCTGGGCTACGAACCTCACGGACGTAAATCCGGGACAAGGCTCGCCTCCCTCCGCGGATGTCATCGCTGCCGCGCAGGGCTCAGCTTTTATCCTCATTGATTTTGCCAACTATCTCTCCTCCAATCTGCCCGTGGTGTGGACGGCAGTTCAGAATGCGTCGGGGTCAACACTCTCCGGAGCGCAAGCCGCTCTGTACAACGCCATGAGTGCAACCATGGGCGACGCTATGGATGCCAACACCTATACGCTGGCCCAGGCAATTGCGCTGGCGAAGAACTTCGATAGCGTTTTTGAAGGCGAAGTTCTGCCCCTGCCCACCGCGCCACCGCAGCCTCTTCCCCCCAGCTATCCAGGTCCGCTTCTGACCGACCTCAGCGATCCGCAATTCGCGAACTTGATTGGACGTGCGTCAGACCAAGATCCACTCTCGCAGCGCCTGATTCTAACTTTGGTCCAGGCTGCTCTGAATCAAGTGGGTCCTGCGCCTCTTTCTGCGGTTCCTGCTCCAACCAACAACCCGCAGAACCCGCAGGGTGACGATTGGTACATCGTTCGCTGTGTGTATGACAGGCCGCAATGCGCAGTGCTCTCTCTGCCGGCGGTCCCGATCATGAGTCCCGCCAGCCAGGTTTTTCAACTCGCTTCGTACTTCGATCCGGACGCGCCGGCGCGCAGGATTCAAGTTGCTTTGCCGATCGATACCACGGCAGCCACGCTGCGCAAATATGACAAGGGCGTGGCCTTCATGATCTCCGATCAGCTGAACCGCCAGATGCAGCGCGCCACCGGCCTGCAGGCCCTTATCAACGGCCAGGTGGGTTCGCCGGGCGGATTCAGCCTGGGTATGGTCTGCTCCTTCTCCATTCCTATCATCACCATCTGCGCCATGATCGTGCTGTTCATTTTCGTCATTTTGCTGAACATCGTTTTCTTCTGGCTGCCGTTCTTGAAAATATGCTTTCCCTTGCCATCCCTCAGCGCGAAAGGCGGCGACTAATGGACGCTGCAAGCCTATTTGGACAGGGGATCAGTTTCCCGCCGCGGCTGGGAGCCGACGGACGTTTCGCCTGGTCCAGTGGCCCGGACAACATCCGCGAGGGGATCACGCTCATCCTTCTAACCCAGCCGAACGAGAGAATCATGCTGCCGAGCTTCGGCGGAAAACTACGCAGTTACTTGTTTGAGCCGAATTCTGTGGCGACGCGCCAGGCCATCCAGGATGAAATTGAGACCGCCCTCACGATCTGGGAGCCACGCATCACCGTGCAGTCGGTCAGCGTCGCTGCCGACAGCAGCGATCCGCGTGCCGCCGTAGCGACGATCCAGTACCAGTTGGTGGCGAGCCAAACCGTGGTGCAACTGAATTTAACTGTGCAACTGGGCGGGTAACGATCATGCCTCTGGTCATTCCACAACTCGATGACAGCACCTACAGCGAGATCCTGCGGGAGGCGATGGTTCGCATCCCCGTCCACAATCCCGAGTGGACGAATTTCAATGACAGCGATCCTGGCATCACGCTACTTCAGTTGTTTTCGTTCATGACCGAGAATCTGTTGTACCGCGCCAACCTGATTCCAGAAAGAAACCGGCTCAAGTTTCTTACCTTGCTGGGCATGACACTTACCCCCGCGAGTGCCGCGCACGGTGTGGTTACGATTGCCAACGAGCGTGGACCACTGCAAACAGTCACCCTCCAGTCGAACCTTCCCATGACCGCTGGGCAAATCGGCTTTGTTACCCAAAACGGCCTCGATATTCTGCCCGTTGAAATGCAGGCCTTCTATCGTCAGCCGCTGTCCGCGGCAGACCAACAAAGCGCGCAACAAACCTACGGGTTGCTCTACAGCACCTTCACCACGGTTCCCTCCCAACTGGCCTTCTATGAAACCGTGCCCTTTACCGCGCCAGCCAGCGCCGCCTCGATTCCCTCAGTCAGTCTTACCAACGGCACCGATACGGTCGACGGTAGCTTATGGCTGGCGCTGGTCGCGCGTACTGGGGAAACTGCCCAAATTGCGGATGTTCTGAATGAGATCGCCGGAAGCACGGTCACGCTCGGCATCATGCCGCAAATTGAAGATGCCTCACGCAACCTATACCCCGGCGGAACCGCCACCGCCCAGGGACAACCCGTGCTGCAATACGCCATCAGCACAGGCACGTTAGTCAACAATGCGCCCGTCTACCAAACCCTCGAGAGCAGCGAAGACGATAATCCTCTGCAGGATTTAACCCTGGTGCAGCTCACCATTCCTTCCAGCAACATCGGCGTATGGACCCAGTTGCAACCGCTGGACGACGGAACCGGCGACTACCCCCCAACAATGAACGATCCAACCGTGGCCGGGCGCTTGCTCGCCTGGATTCGCATTCGGCTTACTCCGAATGCGGACGGAAGCGTTCCTTCTACCGTGACTGCCAATTTCAGCTGGGTGGGTATCAACGCCACTCGGGTCACGCAGCAGATACAGGTTGTTGCCGAGCCGTTGAGCGCCGGAACCGGCGAACCCGATCAGACCGGTCAGCTGTCCAACACGCCGGTCATCACCTCGTCCGTACAATTGGCGGTCAACGGTGTGCTCTGGACCCAGATTGACGATCTTCTGGCAGCTCCTCCTGAAGTCCCAGTCCGCGATCCATCGTTGCCACCAGGAGTAACCATGCCCGCTTCTAAGTATCCCAGTCCTCAGGTCTTCACTGTCGACGGTGAGTCGGGCCAGATCCAGTTCGGAGACGGTTTGCATGGTGCGCGTCCGGCCGCAGGAACCTCAATGGTAGCCAGTTACGCCTACGGGGGTGGAGCGGTGGGCAACGTAGGCATCGCAGCGATCCAGAGCAGCCCCCAGCTTCCGGCAGGATTCACGGTCGAGAATCCTCTACCCACGTGGGGCGGAGACGACGGTGAAACGCTAAGCGAAGCAGAGCAAAACATCCCAGACTATCTGCAGAACGGTGGGCGCGCGGTATCCAGTTCGGATTTTAGCAACATCGTCAACCAGACCCCGGGCGTGGCTCTGGGGCGGGTGGAGATCCTGCCCTTGTTCAACCCTGATCAAGTGGATGTCTCAGCGCCGGGATCGGTCACCGTGATGGTGATCCCCAAAGGCCCGGGCGCTCCTGAGCCCGACCTTATGTTTCTGGACGCGGTCTGCAACTATCTGGAACCGCGCCGCCTGGTCACCACGGAGGTTTACGTACGCGGCCCGGCTTATGTTGGCTTCTACGTTTCGATCGGCGTCGATGTTATCGCAGGACAGGACATCGCCACCGTGACCCAGGCCGTCCGAACAGCGGTCCGGCAATATCTATCTCCGCTTTGCGGTGGTCCCTCGAAAAACGGCTGGCCACTATCGAAGACGGTAGATCCGACCGGCCTGATGGTGCAGGCGTTGCTCGTTGCCGGTGTCAGTGATGTCAATCAGGTTCTTCTTTGGGACGAAACCATGTCCTCGATTCCCAAGTTGTCGATCTCCGGTTTGCAACTTCCTGATTTGCTGCAAATCACCGTAAGCTCCGGGACTGCGCCGGATTTGTCCGCAGCAGTAACAACAACGACCGCAGCCCCACCGACCTTCGTCATTCCGGCCCCGCAGACAACGTGTTAGGGAGAGACAATGGACGTTAATCAAACTCGATTCCAACTGGTATACGGTCAGACGGATTGGCTTCCGGTGGCGAGTGGCAGTTCACCGTCCGCTGAGCCGTTGTTTGATTGGAATGCCGGTGACGCCACTCTTAGCTTGCATCAGGACCTCTTCATTTTTCCTAGGCTCAGTGGACAAGTTGCTTTGGATGTTGCGAATCGCAGGGGATCCGGACGGGATCGCTATGGGAACTGGTACTGGATTGCGGAGAGTCAAACCGAACTGCGCTTTCTAAGCATGAAACCTTCAAGCAGCGCGCAACACTTCTGGTCGAGCAGCGATGAAGTGCGCAGCTGTGTGTCAACTGGCGAGTTTGTCAGTACCGCAAGCCCACAGCCTCCCTTAGCGTTGGTTTTCTCCGGACTGGCTCCTACTTCCGACCATTATCTGGTGGTTGGTGTGATGAAGCCGAAGGGGCTGCTGGTTTTCGATTTGTACTCCGGTGGGCCGCCGGCTCATCTGCTATGGCCGGCAAGCGTGCCCTTTGAACCTTTTGACATGGCGCCTGCCGCCGACGGAGGCGTGTTTATCCTGGACCGCGCCAACCGGTTTTATTGGAAGCTGGATCGCAACTTACAGGTGCAGAGTTTTCAGCAGGCCAGTGCAGCAAGCGTTCCGCCGTCTGCATTTCAACCTGTTGGAGCAACGTCATCCGGGGAGCAGTGCTCAGTCTCGAGCCAGGTCACGTTGGATTTTGCCGCTTCACTCGCGGTACTCAGTGATCCAGTCGCGATTGAATGCCTTTCGGATGGAAGTATTCTCATTCTGGATAACCCGCCGGGCGCGGCCTACTCCGTAGTTCATCGATTTCAGGCCGGTGTGGAGACTGGACCGCCAGTGGTCCTCGCGCAGGTGCTTGCCGCATATGTGCCGGATTCTCCCAGTTCCGGCAATCCGGACCCGCAAGCAGTACGCGGATACGACTTTGCCTTTGTCGCGAATTCCTCCCTGCAGAACTTAGTCGGGACGCTCTACATCGTCCAGATCTACGGAGACCAGTCGTTCGCCTTTGCAGTGGCCATTCAGGAAAACAATTGCTCGCTTACTGCTCAGCCGCGTTATTTCCCTATGCGTCGATTTGAAGGCATGGGACTGGTCTCGGCTGGCGGTTGCGTCTATTACGATTTTCAGGAGTTGTGGTTTCCGCTGGTGGAACAGCCACGCGCTCAATACCAGCTACAAGCTCAGCTGTTGCTTCCTCAACCCAATGTGGCTACCTCGCCGGCAAGTCCGCCGAGTGCATTTGATGGCAAGCGGCCAGGCTGTGTTTGGCATCGGCTTTTTCTTGACGCCTGCATCCCGCCCGGAGCTGTCGTGCTCGTCGAGAGCCGAGCCGCGGATGCTCAGTCGTTGCTGCCCTCCACACCGTGGCGATCCGAGCCCCCGCCCTACTTGCGCGATAACGGTTGTGAAATTCCCTATGTCACGCCGCAGCTTCAGTGGGTACCGGGTCGAACCGGAACCTGGGAACTCCTCTTTCAAAGTGCGGTCGGACGCTATTTGCAACTGCGTCTGACCCTAAGCGGCAACGGGCGCAATACTCCACGTCTGCAGGCCCTGCGCGCCTACTATCCCCGTTTTTCTTATCTCCGCCAATACCTTCCGGCGGTATACCAGGATGACCCCGTCTCGGCTTCCTTTCTGGATCGATACCTGGCCAATGTTGAGGGGCTTTACACCGTGTTGGAAGGCAAGATCGAGCAGGTGCAGCAGCTCTTCGATCCCCGCATCATTCCCGCCGAATATCTCGATTGGTTGGGGTCCTGGATGTCCATTCTCTTAGATCCCACATGGAATGAGCAGACCAGGCGACTGGTGCTCAACCACGCCCCACAAATGTTCAGGGAACGGGGCACGCCCAATGGCATCATCCGCGCAATCGAGCTCATGCTCGACTCCTGTCCGGACGAAAGCTTGTTTGACGAGACGGATTCGGGTGCTAGCCCCTGTTCCGGCTCGGGTTCCCCGGCTGCTGATGTATTTTCCGTCCGGCTGGTGGAGAACTTTCTCACCCGATCTTCGCCTCAGCTCAACTCCGGCGATGCCGCCGCCGCACAGACGCCCGGAGTAATCGCCTCGGGATCTGTCTCCGGAGCAGGCTCTGCGTGGACGCCGGCGCATGGTGCCGCGCCTTTGAACGCGCTCTTTCGCTGTTACCTGCAGAGCGAGTATGCAACCGTTGCGGATCTTAATGTAGCTTGGGGGACAAGCTATTCGGGGTTTGACGATCCTAACCTGGTACTGCTTCCGGTGCAGCCTGCCGGCACGGCCCAGGCAACCGACTGGAAGCGATTTCTTCGTGATGGGCTGGGCTTCACCTATGCTGTCGTGACCAGCGCCGATCAGGGCACGTATCAATCGTTTCTTTCCGAGACTTACAGCACAATTGGCGACTTGAACACAGCTTGGAATTTGACGGGCGCGAATCTGTATTCCAGCTTTGCCTCGGTTTTTCTCCCTACGTCCATGCCCTCCAGCGGCGCCATGCTCTTGGATTGGATCAGGTTTGTTTCGGTAACCCTTCCTATCCAGCAAAGCGCGCACCGCTTCACCGTGCTGGTTCCGGTTAACCTCACCGACACTTCTACCACGCAGCAGACGAAGTTGGCCGTGGCGCAACGAGTAGCCAACACCGAAAAGCCGGCGCACACCTCATTCGACGTCAGGCTGTATTGGGCGATGTTCTGCGTCGGCGCAGCGAGACTTGGACAGGACACCCTGCTCGGCCCCGGAAGCCGATTTGCCGCTTTGGTTCTGGGCAGCGGATCGCTCGCGGCCGGCAACCTGACTGCGAGCGACCCCATCCACGCCCGGGACAGAAAGAGTCTGGGAGAACGATCCCTTATCCAGAGTTGCTGCGAGCTCAAGCCTGAGGGGAGGTGCGTATGAATACATTTCAAACCGGCGCGCCCTGCATGCAGAAGTTAGATCCGCAAAAGCGGGTGAACTACACCTTCGGCATGGTGCTCGGGGTCGACGAATTCAAGCAGGAACAGATCTATCTGATGGCCAAGGACCACTCGCAATACCGCCTGGCGCACGGCTACGGCACGGTCTGCGGTCTTCAACTCCAGATGAGCACAGCTCCTGACCTCGAAATTCAGGTGTCCAAGGGGGTTGCGATCAACCCGCGGGGGCAGGAAATTCACTTGCAGCAGCAAATGTGCGCACGATTGAACGACTGGCTCATTACCAACCAAACGACCCTCGAAGGCATTTTCGGCAATGCTCCTCTGTCGTTATCGCTGTGCGTCGTACTCTGTTATCGCGAGTGCCCAAC encodes:
- a CDS encoding beta-galactosidase, which produces MDVNQTRFQLVYGQTDWLPVASGSSPSAEPLFDWNAGDATLSLHQDLFIFPRLSGQVALDVANRRGSGRDRYGNWYWIAESQTELRFLSMKPSSSAQHFWSSSDEVRSCVSTGEFVSTASPQPPLALVFSGLAPTSDHYLVVGVMKPKGLLVFDLYSGGPPAHLLWPASVPFEPFDMAPAADGGVFILDRANRFYWKLDRNLQVQSFQQASAASVPPSAFQPVGATSSGEQCSVSSQVTLDFAASLAVLSDPVAIECLSDGSILILDNPPGAAYSVVHRFQAGVETGPPVVLAQVLAAYVPDSPSSGNPDPQAVRGYDFAFVANSSLQNLVGTLYIVQIYGDQSFAFAVAIQENNCSLTAQPRYFPMRRFEGMGLVSAGGCVYYDFQELWFPLVEQPRAQYQLQAQLLLPQPNVATSPASPPSAFDGKRPGCVWHRLFLDACIPPGAVVLVESRAADAQSLLPSTPWRSEPPPYLRDNGCEIPYVTPQLQWVPGRTGTWELLFQSAVGRYLQLRLTLSGNGRNTPRLQALRAYYPRFSYLRQYLPAVYQDDPVSASFLDRYLANVEGLYTVLEGKIEQVQQLFDPRIIPAEYLDWLGSWMSILLDPTWNEQTRRLVLNHAPQMFRERGTPNGIIRAIELMLDSCPDESLFDETDSGASPCSGSGSPAADVFSVRLVENFLTRSSPQLNSGDAAAAQTPGVIASGSVSGAGSAWTPAHGAAPLNALFRCYLQSEYATVADLNVAWGTSYSGFDDPNLVLLPVQPAGTAQATDWKRFLRDGLGFTYAVVTSADQGTYQSFLSETYSTIGDLNTAWNLTGANLYSSFASVFLPTSMPSSGAMLLDWIRFVSVTLPIQQSAHRFTVLVPVNLTDTSTTQQTKLAVAQRVANTEKPAHTSFDVRLYWAMFCVGAARLGQDTLLGPGSRFAALVLGSGSLAAGNLTASDPIHARDRKSLGERSLIQSCCELKPEGRCV
- a CDS encoding GPW/gp25 family protein encodes the protein MDAASLFGQGISFPPRLGADGRFAWSSGPDNIREGITLILLTQPNERIMLPSFGGKLRSYLFEPNSVATRQAIQDEIETALTIWEPRITVQSVSVAADSSDPRAAVATIQYQLVASQTVVQLNLTVQLGG
- a CDS encoding baseplate J/gp47 family protein, with translation MPLVIPQLDDSTYSEILREAMVRIPVHNPEWTNFNDSDPGITLLQLFSFMTENLLYRANLIPERNRLKFLTLLGMTLTPASAAHGVVTIANERGPLQTVTLQSNLPMTAGQIGFVTQNGLDILPVEMQAFYRQPLSAADQQSAQQTYGLLYSTFTTVPSQLAFYETVPFTAPASAASIPSVSLTNGTDTVDGSLWLALVARTGETAQIADVLNEIAGSTVTLGIMPQIEDASRNLYPGGTATAQGQPVLQYAISTGTLVNNAPVYQTLESSEDDNPLQDLTLVQLTIPSSNIGVWTQLQPLDDGTGDYPPTMNDPTVAGRLLAWIRIRLTPNADGSVPSTVTANFSWVGINATRVTQQIQVVAEPLSAGTGEPDQTGQLSNTPVITSSVQLAVNGVLWTQIDDLLAAPPEVPVRDPSLPPGVTMPASKYPSPQVFTVDGESGQIQFGDGLHGARPAAGTSMVASYAYGGGAVGNVGIAAIQSSPQLPAGFTVENPLPTWGGDDGETLSEAEQNIPDYLQNGGRAVSSSDFSNIVNQTPGVALGRVEILPLFNPDQVDVSAPGSVTVMVIPKGPGAPEPDLMFLDAVCNYLEPRRLVTTEVYVRGPAYVGFYVSIGVDVIAGQDIATVTQAVRTAVRQYLSPLCGGPSKNGWPLSKTVDPTGLMVQALLVAGVSDVNQVLLWDETMSSIPKLSISGLQLPDLLQITVSSGTAPDLSAAVTTTTAAPPTFVIPAPQTTC